DNA sequence from the Mycobacteriales bacterium genome:
TCGGCGCTCCACATGACGCCGGAGGAGACCATCTGTGTCAGCGACGACAGGTCGTACGCCGTGCCGCCCGCGACCGCCTCGTCGAGCGCGTTGAGCAGGGGCCGGGCGAACGCGTCACCGACGATCACGACGCCGCGACACCGCTCCGACTCGACCAGCCGCCACGCCTCGTGCGGGTCGAACGACCGCGAGGTGGTGAGCACCACCGCCCCGCCGATCGAGTGCGCGACGAAGGCGCCCAGCCACATGCCGGTGCCGTGCATCAGCGGGCAGGCCACCAGTGTCCGCGGTACCTGGCCGGCGTCCGCCGCGGCGCGCGTCGCCACCGGCACGTCGTCGACCGATCCCCCGGCCGCGCCCACCGAGAGCGCGGCCAGCCCGAGCCACATGGCGGCGAAGTCGGCCTGGCGGTACTGCACGCCCTTCGGCATGCCGGTCGTGCCGCCCGTGTAGAGCACGTAGAGGTCGTCACCGGGCCGGTCGATGCGCGGCGCGGGCGGGCCGGCCAGCGCCTCCTTCCACGACAGCGCCCCGTCGAGGTGCGGCCCGCCGTCGTCGACCTCGATCCAGACCTTGACCTGCGGCGCGCGCTCGCGCACTGCGGCCACCCGGTCGGACAGCGACGAGTGGAAGACCACCGCCTCCGCGGCGCTGTCACCGAGCAGGTAGGCCAGCTCGTCGGCGAGGTAGCGGTAGCTGACGTTGACCGGCACGGCGCGCAACTTGAAACCGGCGTACTGCGTGACGAGGTACTCGGGCCCGTTGAACAGGTACATGCCGACCGACGCACCCGGCCCGACGCCGTGTGCCGCGAGCGTGCCGGCGAGCCGGGCGGCCTGCTCGTCGTAGTCGCCCCACGACAGCCGGGCCTCGCCCTGGACGATGGCGTCCGCGTCCGGCACCGTGTCGGCGACCGCCTCCCAGACGGTCGCGAAGTGCAGGTCGGGCATGGCAGTGGCCTCCTCGCGCGGTGTCTGCGGGAGGACGCTACTCGGCCGGCCCGTGCTCGGGCGGTGACCTGTCCCCGCCCGCCAGGTCCTCGGGCGGCGACTCCTCGGGCAGCACGGCATCCTCCGGGAGCAGCGAGTCGCGATGCTCCCGGACATGCCCCACGCCCGCGTTGACGGCAGCCACGATCGGTACGGCGAAGATCGCGCCGGGCAGCCCGGCGAGCAGCGCGCCGCCGGTCAGTGCGACTGCGATCGCGAGCGGGTGCAGCGACACGTAGCGGCCGACGACCAGCGGTTGCAGCAGGTGGGCCTCGGCCTGGTTGTCGACGATCAGCACGACGAGCACGATCAGGGCCGGCACGACCCCCTGCGTCACCAGCGTGACGAGCACGGCGAGACCGCCGAACAGCACGGCGCCGATGATCGGGATGAACGACCCGATGAAGACCAGCACCGCGAGCGGCGCGACCAGCGGGGTACCGAGCAGCAGCAGCGTGACGCCGATGACCACGCCGTGGAACAGCGCGACGATGAAGGTGCCGGCGACGTAGCCGGTCAGCGTCCGCCAGGCGCGCTCGCCGGCGCCGCGCAGGTCCTCGCGCGCCCCGCGCGGGAACAGGT
Encoded proteins:
- a CDS encoding AI-2E family transporter codes for the protein MPVLLAGAAAWCWRILVIAGAFLALFLLIAKLQLLVLPFFTAMLLSALLHPAVAFLRRKHWPSGLATTGVLLVAFLIIAAIAAFVINRASAEYPKLVDQVNHVIDQTRHFMVAHTSIDPKNFDNVSGKILDTLRSHQSQIASGVVTAGKTLGEFATGAILAFFITFFLLYDGERIWRWVVDLFPRGAREDLRGAGERAWRTLTGYVAGTFIVALFHGVVIGVTLLLLGTPLVAPLAVLVFIGSFIPIIGAVLFGGLAVLVTLVTQGVVPALIVLVVLIVDNQAEAHLLQPLVVGRYVSLHPLAIAVALTGGALLAGLPGAIFAVPIVAAVNAGVGHVREHRDSLLPEDAVLPEESPPEDLAGGDRSPPEHGPAE
- a CDS encoding AMP-binding protein, which gives rise to MPDLHFATVWEAVADTVPDADAIVQGEARLSWGDYDEQAARLAGTLAAHGVGPGASVGMYLFNGPEYLVTQYAGFKLRAVPVNVSYRYLADELAYLLGDSAAEAVVFHSSLSDRVAAVRERAPQVKVWIEVDDGGPHLDGALSWKEALAGPPAPRIDRPGDDLYVLYTGGTTGMPKGVQYRQADFAAMWLGLAALSVGAAGGSVDDVPVATRAAADAGQVPRTLVACPLMHGTGMWLGAFVAHSIGGAVVLTTSRSFDPHEAWRLVESERCRGVVIVGDAFARPLLNALDEAVAGGTAYDLSSLTQMVSSGVMWSAEVKQGLLRHADLVLLDAMGSTEGALGTSITTRANVSETASFTLGPATKVFTDDGREVQPGTGEMGMLASPAMMLGYRGDPAKTAQTIREIDGVRYVFPGDYATVEPDGSIRLLGRGSQCINTGGEKVFPEEVEEAVKRHPDVADCLVVGLPDERFGEQVVAVASLRPGSSVSADDLVSFVRDDGHLAHYKLPRRVVLVEAVRRAPNGKADYPWAREAATSA